A stretch of Lactuca sativa cultivar Salinas chromosome 6, Lsat_Salinas_v11, whole genome shotgun sequence DNA encodes these proteins:
- the LOC111895934 gene encoding RPM1-interacting protein 4, translating into MAAHEEAEVKNSDSTKSTTPSRPKSFESPTHPKRVGTRSNTASPMWERNGTAAPPGGSRLRQVTLGDDSPDDGTAVPVFGDWDDSDPASAEGYSHIFNKVREEKHGGGGGGKSPRLNTDDSSYYGQRPEAKKGCGCFPWGKK; encoded by the exons ATGGCA GCCCATGAAGAAGCTGAAGTCAAGAACAGCGACTCCACAAAGTCAACAACACCATCAAGACCAAAATCATTTGAATCCCCAACACACCCTAAAAGGGTTGGGACCAGAAGTAACACAGCTTCACCAATGTGGGAAAGAAATGGTACTGCTGCTCCTCCTGGTGGGTCCCGCTTGAGACAAGTCACACTTGGTGATGATTCT CCGGATGATGGCACGGCTGTGCCTGTATTTGGTGACTGGGATGACAGTGATCCGGCTTCAGCTGAAGGTTACTCTCACATATTTAACAAAGTACGAGAAGAGAagcatggtggtggtggtggtggaaagTCACCAAGGCTAAACACGGATGATTCTTCTTATTATGGCCAAAGACCCGAGGCTAAAAAG GGGTGTGGCTGCTTTCCGTGGGGCAAAAAGTAA
- the LOC111895933 gene encoding beta-galactosidase 9 — MQNRTLILLQWLAMALTVTFGMVAGEYFKPFNVSYDHRALIIDGQRRMLISAGIHYPRATPEMWPDLIAKSKEGGANAVQTYVFWGGHELVKGQYNFEGRYDLVKFVKLVGSSGLYLHLRIGPYVCAEWNFGGFPVWLRDIPGIVFRTDNAPFKEEMQRFVKKIVDMMREESLFSWQGGPIIMLQIENEYGNIEGSFGQKGKDYVKWAAEMAVGLGAGVPWVMCKQTDAPEYIIDACNGYYCDGFKPNSNKKPILWTENWDGWYTNWGGSLPHRPVEDLAFAVARFYQRGGSFQNYYMFFGGTNFGRTSGGPNIITSYDYDAPLDEYGLLSQPKWGHLKDLHAAIKLCEPALVAAESAQYIKLGSMQEAHVYQGNKSICSAFLANIDEHKTITVQFLGQYYTLPPWSVSILPDCKNVVFNTAKVGAQTSIKVVDFEPTLSAKTSTPNHFMIQKEVPLISESWMTFKEPIGAWGDDNFTFKGVLEHLNVTKDQSDYLWYITRIYVSDEDVLHWEENASNPSLVIDSMRDLVRIFINGKLIGSARGDWVKVVQKVQFKQGYNDLVLLSETVGLQNYGAFLEKDGAGFQGQITLTGFKNGDVNITHSPWTYQVGLKGEFLKLYATEDNKSSGWTNLTDEDVPSALSWYKTYFDSPGGKDPVVLDFSSMGKGEAWVNGHHIGRYWTLVAPKDGCQETCDYRGAYGSEKCNTNCGNPTQIWYHVPRSWLQPSDNLLVLFEETGGNPFEISVKTVSVKTVCGHMSEDYYPPVDMWAQPNYSNMKPVVQLQCEDGYKIESIEFASYGTPQGTCQAFSTGNCHATNSSAILSKVCEGKNSCKIEVSNSVFGDPCPRTVKTLAVKAKCKPSSSSSSSTQWYGGLSDI, encoded by the exons ATGCAGAACAGAACTCTGATTTTGCTCCAATGGCTAGCTATGGCGTTGACTGTAACCTTTGGCATGGTCGCCGGCGAATATTTTAAGCCGTTCAATGTTAGCTACGATCACAGAGCACTTATTATTGATGGACAACGGAGAATGCTTATTTCCGCAGGAATTCACTATCCTCGAGCCACACCTGAG ATGTGGCCTGATCTGATAGCCAAGAGTAAAGAAGGTGGTGCTAATGCCGTTCAAACTTATGTATTCTGGGGTGGCCATGAACTAGTTAAAGGACAG TATAACTTTGAGGGAAGATATGACCTGGTGAAGTTTGTGAAGTTGGTGGGATCTAGTGGGCTCTATCTTCATCTCCGAATAGGTCCATATGTTTGTGCAGAGTGGAACTTCGG GGGCTTCCCTGTGTGGCTTCGTGATATTCCTGGAATTGTATTCCGAACTGACAATGCTCCATTCAAG GAAGAGATGCAACgttttgttaaaaaaatagtAGATATGATGAGAGAGGAATCTCTCTTCTCTTGGCAAGGTGGCCCAATCATCATGCTGCAG ATTGAAAATGAGTATGGAAATATTGAAGGCTCATTTGGCCAAAAAGGAAAAGACTATGTAAAATGGGCTGCAGAAATGGCTGTTGGACTTGGAGCTGGTGTCCCATGGGTTATGTGCAAGCAAACTGATGCTCCAGAATACATT ATAGATGCCTGCAATGGATACTATTGTGATGGTTTTAAGCCCAACTCCAACAAGAAACCAATTTTATGGACAGAAAATTGGGATGGATG GTATACAAATTGGGGAGGTAGTTTGCCTCATAGGCCTGTGGAGGATCTTGCATTTGCAGTTGCTCGATTTTATCAACGAGGTGGAAGCTTTCAGAATTATTATATG TTTTTTGGAGGGACGAATTTTGGAAGGACTTCTGGAGGCCCTAATATAATCACTAGTTATGATTATGATGCTCCACTTGATGAATATG gtCTTTTAAGTCAGCCTAAATGGGGGCATCTAAAGGACCTACATGCTGCTATAAAGCTTTGTGAGCCTGCACTAGTGGCTGCTGAGTCAGCTCAGTATATAAAATTAGGATCTATGCAGGAG GCACATGTGTACCAAGGTAATAAAAGTATCTGCTCAGCATTTCTTGCAAATATTGATGAACATAAAACAATCACTGTTCAATTCCTTGGTCAATATTACACTTTACCACCCTGGTCTGTGAGCATACTACCAGACTGCAAGAATGTTGTTTTCAACACTGCAAAG GTTGGGGCACAAACATCCATTAAAGTGGTGGATTTTGAGCCAACATTATCTGCAAAAACCTCTACACCCAATCACTTCATGATTCAGAAGGAAGTACCTTTGATCTCAGAATCATGGATGACATTTAAGGAGCCAATTGGTGCTTGGGGTGATGATAATTTCACTTTTAAAGGTGTCTTGGAGCATTTAAATGTGACAAAAGATCAATCAGATTATTTATGGTATATCACAAG AATATATGTTTCTGATGAGGATGTTTTGCATTGGGAGGAAAATGCAAGTAATCCATCACTTGTCATTGATAGCATGCGTGATTTGGTTCGCATCTTCATTAATGGCAAACTTATAG GTAGTGCAAGGGGTGATTGGGTGAAAGTTGTTCAGAAAGTTCAGTTTAAGCAAGGATACAATGACTTGGTGTTATTATCAGAGACAGTAGGCTTGcag AACTATGGCGCCTTTCTTGAGAAAGATGGAGCAGGGTTTCAGGGTCAGATTACTCTAACTGGATTCAAGAATGGGGATGTAAATATCACACATTCGCCATGGACATATCAG GTTGGGCTTAAAGGTGAATTCCTGAAATTATATGCTACTGAAGATAACAAAAGTTCAGGTTGGACTAATTTAACAGATGAAGATGTTCCATCAGCCCTCTCCTGGTACAAG ACATATTTTGATTCTCCTGGAGGGAAAGATCCGGTGGTTCTTGATTTTAGCAGCATGGGTAAAGGTGAAGCCTGGGTCAATGGACACCATATAGGCAGATACTGGACTCTTGTTGCTCCAAAAGACGGATGTCAAGAAACTTGTGATTATCGTGGAGCTTATGGATCTGAAAAATGCAACACAAATTGTGGCAACCCCACTCAAATTTG GTACCATGTTCCAAGATCATGGTTACAGCCATCAGACAATCTACTTGTTCTATTTGAGGAGACAGGAGGGAACCCGTTTGAAATTTCTGTGAAGACAGTTTCTGTTAAAACTGTATGTGGTCACATGTCTGAGGATTACTATCCACCTGTTGACATGTGGGCCCAACCAAATTACAGCAATATGAAACCAGTAGTGCAATTGCAGTGTGAGGATGGTTATAAAATCGAATCCATAGAGTTTGCTAGCTATGGAACCCCTCAAGGTACCTGCCAAGCTTTCTCCACAGGCAACTGCCATGCAACAAATTCTTCAGCCATCTTGTCCAAG GTTTGTGAGGGAAAAAATAGTTGCAAAATAGAAGTGTCTAATTCTGTATTTGGAGACCCATGCCCAAGGACTGTAAAAACCTTAGCTGTTAAGGCAAAATGCaagccatcatcatcatcatcatcatcaactcaATGGTACGGTGGATTATCAGATATATGA